In the genome of Magnolia sinica isolate HGM2019 chromosome 2, MsV1, whole genome shotgun sequence, one region contains:
- the LOC131238024 gene encoding uncharacterized protein LOC131238024 — MDRRKRGRLPNEGTTDSEKPWKTEIQNLQRQIADLKQNCPTSQAGLEETKSSFVDKIMHARLPDQFRLPQIIPYTGKADPTEHIESFWIHMELHDASDAVMCRAFLLTLSDVARLWFKQLKPRSISSFAELNDTFIANFIGGKKRLKVSMHLNNIVQKEEELLKDYIKRFNLEALQVWKHSNETAINSIMQGVRDKLFLLSLDKNPPSTLAEFMARVEKYTNVEETRILREVAQNRNAYAKQSTKKDVDLANTNKKRKDDRPRDEHRSSKRPDSKIINYTPLNKPQEQVLMEIKGENFVNWANKLRSNPDR; from the coding sequence ATGGATCGAAGGAAGCGCGGTCGCCTACCGAACGAAGGAACAACAGACAGCGAAAAACCTTGGAAGACCGAGATTCAAAATCTACAGAGGCAGATCGCTGACCTGAAGCAAAATTGTCCGACTAGTCAGGCAGGACTGGAGGAGACAAAATCCTCGTTCGTGGACAAAATAATGCACGCACGGCTACCAGATCAGTTTCGCCTTCCCCAGATCATACCCTACACTGGAAAGGCTGATCCAACAGAACATATAGAGTCCTTTTGGATTCATATGGAATTGCACGATGCATCAGACGCGGTGATGTGCCGAGCCTTCTTGCTCACTCTGTCCGATGTTGCTCGACTTTGGTTCAAGCAACTGAAGCCAaggtccatcagctcattcgccGAGCTCAATGACACCTTCATCGCGAACTTTATTGGGGGCAAGAAAAGGCTCAAGGTATCGATGCATCTGAATAACATAgtccaaaaagaagaagagctCCTCAAGGACTACATCAAGCGCTTCAATCTTGAAGCTCTACAAGTTTGGAAGCACTCGAACGAAACAGCTATCAACTCCATTATGCAAGGGGTAAGAGACAAACTGTTTCTCTTATCCCTGGATAAGAATCCACCATCCACTCTGGCTGAGTTCATGGCTCGAGTAGAAAAATATACCAATGTCGAGGAGACTCGGATCCTACGAGAAGTAGCTCAAAACAGAAACGCCTACGCAAAGCAGTCGACAAAAAAGGATGTTGACTTGGCCAATACCAATAAAAAACGGAAAGACGATCGACCACGAGATGAGCACAGGTCAAGCAAACGACCTGACAGCAAGATTATAAACTATACTCCGCTCAACAAACCTCAGGAGCAAGTCCTGATGGAAATAAAGGGTGAGAACTTCGTCAACTGGGCGAACAAACTGCGTAGCAATCCTGACCGGTGA